Genomic DNA from Nocardioides aquaticus:
AGGCCGCGGCGTGCTGCGGCAGCGGCGGGCGACCCTGGCCGTACGCCGGGGCACCGCGCCCGCGGTGCGCGCCGACGTGCTGTTCCCCGGGGAGAGGTCGGCGCTGGAGCTGGTCGCGCCGGAGCACGAGCGACGCGTCACCCGGCCCACCCGCTGGGCGACAGCGCCTGCGGGGGCGGCCGGATGAGCGCCCGGGTCCTGGTCGTGTGGTGCCCCGACTGGCCGGTCGTGGCCGCGCTGGTCGAGGCCGGTCGGCCGACCGCGGCCCCGGCGGCGGTGCTGCACGCCGGTGCGGTCGAGGTCTGCAACGGCCCGGCCCGCGCCGAGTCGGTGCGCCGCGGCCAGCGCCGCCGCGACGCCCAGGCCCGCTGTCCCGAGCTGGTGCTGCTGGACGCGAACCCCGACCGCGACGTGCGCACCTTCGAGCCGGTCCTGGCCGCGGTCGAGGCGCTGCGCCCCGGGGTCTCCCCGATGCGGCCGGGCCTGCTGGCCGTCCGGGCGCCGGGACGCTACTTCGGCGGCGAGGAGTCGGCCGCCGCGGTCGTCGCGGAGTGCCTGGTCGACCAGGGCGTCTGGGACTGCCGGGTCGGCGTGGCCGACGACCTCTTCACCGCCGAGCAGGCCGCCCGGACCGCGGAGGTCCAGGGCTGCCGGGTGGTGCCCCCGGGCGGGTCCGGGGCCTTCCTGCGCGGGCTGCCGGTGGCGGTGCTCGAGGGCGACGGCCCGGCCGGTCGCGAGGCTGTCTCCCTGTTGCGCCGCCTCGGCCTGCGCACCCTCGGCGACCTGGCCGACCTGCCCGGCGAGGCGGTCCGGCAGCGGTTCGGGCGCTACGGCGGCGAGGTGTGGCGCCGCGTGCGCGGCGAGGACCCGAGCCTGGTCGCGGCCCGCACCCCGCCGCCCGAGCTGGCCACCGAGGTGCCCTTCGAGCCGCCCCTGGACTCCGTCGAGGCCATCTGCTTCAGCGTCCGCACCACCGCCGAGCGGTTCGTGACCGGCCTGGCCGAGCGCGGCCTGGTGGCCACCGAGGTGCGGGTCGAGGCCGAGCAGGACGGCGTCGTGGCGTCCTCGCGGGCCTGGCTGCACCCGCGCCACTTCTCCTCCCGCGACCTCGTCGACCGGGTGCACTGGCAGCTGCAGTCCCGCGCGACCAGCGGGCTGCGACCGGGCCGCGACGCCGGGGCGATGACCGCGCCGGTGGGCCTGGTCCGCTTCCTGCCGGAGACCGTCGAGCCCACCGCCGCCCACGCCGAGGGCCTGTGGGGCGGCAGCGCCGACGACCAGGTCGAGCGGGGCGTGGCCCGGGTCCAGGCCCTGGTCGGCTTCGACGCCGTACGCCGCCCGGTGCGCCAGGGCGGTCGGTCGCCCGCGGCCCGGCAGGCCACCGTGTCGTGGGGGGAGCGGGCAGTCGGGCTGCGTCCGGTCGAGCGGCCCTGGCCGGGCCGGGTGCCCGGACCGCCCCCCGTGCGGGTCTTCCCGGCCCCGCTGGGCGCCGAGGTCGTCGACGAGGGCGGGCGGGCGGTCGCGGTGACCGACCGGGGCGTGGTCACCGCCGAGCCGTCCCGGTTCCGTCTCGCCGCGACCTCGGCCTCCGCGACCGGCTCCGCCACCGCGAGGCCTGCCCAGCTGCCCTGGCAGCCGGTCGCGGCGTGGGCCGGCCCGTGGCCGGTCGACGAGTCGTGGTGGGACGGCGGCGCGGCCCCGGGCCCCTCGGCCCGGTTCCAGGTGGTCGGCGTGGACGGCCGCGCCTGGCTGCTGGTCTGCGGGTCGGCCGGCTGGCGGGTCGAGGCGGGTTACGACTGATGGGCTGGAACAACCCCGAGCTGCCCTGGCGCGAGCTCGAGCGACGCCTCTCGGCCCGGCCGGGTGCCGAGGACGCCCCGATCTCGCGGCGCAAGGCCGCCCGCCCCTCCGAGCAGCCGGTGGCGCGCCCGAGCGGGGGCACGCCGTACGCCGAGCTGCACTGCCACAGCCACTACAGCTTCCTGGACGGCGCGAGCTCGCCGGCCGACCTGGTCGCCGAGGCCGCGCGGCTGGGCCTGGAGGGGCTGGCGCTGACCGACCACGACGGGTTCCACGGTGCGCCGCTGTTCGCCGAGGCCGCCGCGGTCCACGGGCTGCGCACGGTCTACGGCGCCGAGCTGTCGCTGGGGCTGAGCGGCCCGCAGAACGGCGTCGCCGACCCCGAGGGCCAGCACCTGCTCGTCCTGGCCCGCGGGGTCGAGGGCTACCACCGCCTGGCCGCGGCGATGACCGAGGCGCACCTGCGCGGCGACGAGAAGGGCAAGCCGGTCCACGACCTCGACGAGCTGGCCGAGCGCGGCCGGGGGCACTGGGCGGTGCTGACCGGGTGCCGCAAGGGCAGCGTGCGCCAGGCCCTGGCCGCCGGTGGGCCCCGGGCGGCCGCCGAGGCGCTGGACGCGCTGACCGCGCGCTTCGGCCTCGAGCACGTCCTGGTCGAGCTGAGCGCCCGTCCCGTGCCCGGGGCCGACGCCACCGAGGACCTGCTGGCCGCGCTGGCCGCCGACCACGGGCTCGACGTCGTGGCGACCGGCAACGTGCACCACGCCGCGCCGGCCCAGGCCCGGCTCGCCGCGGCGATGGCGGCCGTCCGCGCCCGGCGCAGCCTGGCCGACATGGACGGCTGGCTGGACCTGTCCGGCGGGGGACACCTGCGCAGCGGCGACGAGGTCGCCCGGGCCCTGCCGCGCCACCCCGCAGCGCTGGCCCGCACGGTCACCCTGGCCCGAGAGCTGGCCTTCGACCTGCGGGCGGCCTCGCCCCGGCTGCCCAAGCACCGGATCCCCGAGGGTCACACCCCGACCAGCTGGCTGCGGGTGATCGCCGAGCGTGGCTTCGCCGAGCGCTACGCCCGCACCCCGCACGCCGCCCAGGCCCGCGAGCGGATGGAGCACGAGCTGCAGGTGATCGAGGAGAAGGACTTCGCCGGCTACTTCGTGATCGTGCACGACATCGTCGACTTCGCCCGCAGCCAGGGCATCCTCTGCCAGGGCCGGGGCTCGGCCGCGAGCTCGGCGGTCTGCTTCGCGCTCGGGATCACCGCCGTCGACGCGGTCTTCTACCGGCTGCCCTTCGAGCGGTTCATCTCGCGGCACCGCGACGAGGAGCCCGACATCGACGTGGACTTCGACTCCGACCGCCGCGAGGAGGTCATCCAGTGGGTCTACGAGACCTACGGCCGCCGCAACGCCGCGCAGGTCGCCAACGTGATCACCTACCGCCCCCGGATGGCCGTGCGCGACGCCGCCAAGGCGCTCGGCTACTCCCCGGGCCAGCAGGACGCGTGGTCCAAGCAGATCGACGGCTGGTCCAGCGTGGTCGAGGGTGCCGGCAGCGGCCCCGACGACCGGGTGCACTCGATCCCGGACCCGGTGGTCTCGCTGGCCGAGGAGATGCTCGGGGCTCCCCGCCACCTGGGCATCCACTCCGGCGGGATGGTGCTCACCGAGCGCCCGATCGGGGAGGTCTGCCCGATCGAGCGGGCCTCGATGGAGGCGCGCACGGTCCTGCAGTGGGACAAGGACGGCTGCGAGACAATGGGGCTGGTCAAGTTCGACCTGCTCGGGCTGGGCATGCTCGGCGCGCTGGACCACATGATGCGGATGGTCGCCGAGCACCTGGGGGAGCGCTGGACGCTGGCCTCGATGCCCAAGGAGGAGCCGGCGGTCTACGACATGCTCTGCCGGGCGGACTCGATCGGGGTCTTCCAGGTCGAGAGCCGCGCCCAGATCGGCACCCTGCCGCGGCTGCGCCCGCGCGAGTTCTACGACCTGGCCATCGACATCGCGCTGATCCGCCCCGGGCCGATTCAGGGCGGCGCGGTCCACCCGTACATCCGGCGGGTCACCGGGCGCGAGGAGGTCGTCTACGACCACCCCGAGCTGGTGCCGGTCCTGGAGCGGACCAAGGGGGTGCCGCTGTTCCAGGAGCAGCTGATGGCGATGGCGGTGGCCCTGGGCGACTGCACCCGCGACGACGCCGACCTGCTGCGCCGCGCGATGGGCTCCAAGCGCGGGGTGGAGCGGATCGAGAGCATCAAGGAAAAGCTTTACGCCGGGATGGAGCGCCGTGGGCTGGTGGGGGACAAGGCCGACGCGATCTACGTCCAGATCCTGTCCTTCGCCAACTTCGGCTTCGCCGAGTCCCACGCGCTGAGCTTCGCGCTGCTGGTCTACGCCTCGTCGTGGTTCAAGCTGCACTACCCGGCGGCGTTCCTGGCCGGGCTGCTGCGCGCCCAGCCGATGGGCTTCTACTCCCCCCAGTCCCTGGTCGGCGACGCTCGCCGGCACGGCGTGCAGGTACGCCGGCCCGACCTGCTGCGCTCGGGCGTGCAGGCGGGGCTCGAGGTGGTGGACGGGCCGCTGGGCGGACAGGCGGAGGTGACCGGGCTGGCGGGGTGCTGCGAGGCGTCGTACCCCCGCGCGGAGTTCCGCGACGACGCCCCCGACCCGACCCGCACCCACCGCCGCGACGGGCGGCTGGCCTGCCGGATGGGGCTGGACTCCGTGCGCGGGATCGGCCCGGACGTCGCCCAGCGGATCGTCACCGCCCGCGAGCAGGCGCCGTACGCCGACGTCACCGACCTGTCGCGCCGCGCGGACCTGACCGCCTCGCAGCTGGAGGCCCTGGCCACCGCGGGCGCCTTCGAGTCCTTCGGCCTGGACCGGCGTCAGGCGCTGTGGAGCGCTGGCTTCGCCGAGAGCCCGGATCACGTGGCCGGCGTGACGCCCGCGCCGGCCGCGCCCGCGCTGCCGGGGATGGGGGAGGTGGAGGAGACGCTGGCCGACCTGTGGGCCACCGGCGTCTCCACCGAGCGACACCCCGTCGAGCACCTGCGCGAGCAGCTGCGCGCCGCCGGCATCCTGGCGGTGTCCGACCTCGGCCGGGTCGAGCACGGCCGGCGGGTGCACGTGGGCGGCCTGATCACCCACCGCCAGCGCCCAGGCACCGCCGGGGGGATCACCTTCCTCAACGTCGAGGACGAGACCGGGATGCTCAACGTGGTCTGCTCGGTCGGGGTGATGAAGGCCCACCGCCAGGCCGCCCGGCACCGCGTCGCGGTCGTGGTGCGTGGGATGCTCGAGCGCAAGGACGGCACGATCAACCTGGTCGCCGACCGGGTCACCGCCCTCGACACCGTGGTCGCCGGCGCCGGCAAGGCGCTCCAGGAGCGTCAGACCTCCCGCGACTTCCGCTGACCGCCGGACGACGCACGCGGCTCCCAGGACGGTACGTCCGTGTGGGTTCTGGGCCGGTACGACCCCACGAACGTGCCGTTCTGTCGGGCCCGGGTTCGGTCCATGTCGTCTGCTGGGGTAGTGTCCCGTCCGTTCCGCCAGGCACCTGCGGGTGGCCGTGACGGGGCTTCGGGCTGTGGCGCAGCTTGGTAGCGCACTTGACTGGGGGTCAAGGGGTCGCAGGTTCAAATCCTGTCAGCCCGACAAACGAAAGGCCGGTTCAACTGCGGAAACGCGGTGGGCCGGCCTTCGTCATTACTGAACCGAAACGCCTAACCCGACGCTTACTCGACGGTTTGGGTCGAATAGAACTGTCAGACGGCAGCAAAAGGCCCCCGCACCAGTGTCGGTGCGGGGGTCTTGTGGGGACCGGTCATGAGGAGCAGGCGGACGCTGAGGCTGCTGTACGGGTGTTGCGTCGCCGGGCAGCTGTCGGGTTCTGGGGCCCAACCCTCGGCGGTTGATGAGCGCTACGACTAAGGCCACATCCGCAGCGACTATGCCTGTTGCCACGAAGGTCTCCAAGCTTGCTGCCGAGCTGGATCTGCCCGCTCGCGGTCATGCGGTGCCGTCGGCGGTCTAGTCGGTGCTTAGAAAGACGCAGGGGTCGGATGGCTCCGATTCGTTCACATCGTTCATCTTGTGGTGGAACGGCGAATTGGCTGCGGGGGAGCGGTTAGGCTGCCGCCGATGGTCACGGGGGTGTGGTCACGATGGGGGAGTTATGCGCATCCAGGGTCTCACCGTGCAACGTCGTCGCGGAGCCGACCGTTCTACTCATATGGGCGCCCTGGCCCAGGGTGTGATGAGGGTTGGCCTGCTGGCGGGTAGGCCGACGGCGGTGGCCCGGAAGTGCACTGCAGCAGCCCTCATGGCATGCCTGATGCTCTGCATGGCGACTGTTGTGCCCACGTCTGCTGGAGCCGCTGGGGGAAGCACACTGCTGACCTCGACGTCTGCGGGTATCGCCGGCGAGCCCGTGCGGTTCAGTGGGAAGTTGAGCACACGAGGCGCCCGTCCGGTTCAACTGCAGCGGAAGGTTGGGACACGGTGGGTGAAGGTCGCTGACGCGAAGTCCAACAAGCGTGGCCAATTTGCCTTCAGGTCCACGATCCGGACCGTCAGCACGACCTACCGGGTGGAGGCGCCCGCCGTACGACTTGGCGGCAGGAAGTTGAAGGTGCTCAGCACTCCAGCGCGAAAGATCACCACTGAATCGCAGTCAGGATCTCTTGATCTGCCTACGACGGCTGACCAAGCCTCGACTATCTCGGTGGCCACGGTGTTCACCCCGCCACGGCCAGGCCGTCCAGTTGAGCTTCAGATGAAGACGCCGCGAGGCTGGGAGCAGGTGGCGACTGCGCCGCAGTCCACGGTTGGCGGCGCGAAATTCTTGGTTCCCACCGAAGCAGTCGGGTCCTTCGACTTCCGAGCCATGACGGCGCCGTTCAACGGCGCCTCGGCCGTCACCACGGCCCCCCGCACGCTGGAAGTAACCGCGACTCCTCCCACCGACATAACTCCCCCTGCCGTTCCGACTGGGGTGGTCGCGACGCCCGGGAATGGTCACGTCGGCCTGGCATGGAGCCCGGTCACTGCAAGCGACCTCGATGGCTACCTCGTCTACCGTGCGCCCACCGCCAACGGCCCTTGGGCCAAGCTCACCGCCATCCCGAACACCGCCACCGGCTACGACGCCACGGGCCTGACCAACGGCACGACCTACTGGTTCGCCATTACCAGCATCGACGACACTGGCAACGAGTCCGCAAAGTCCGCGCCCGGACAAGGGACACCGGCTGCGGTGCTAGACACCACTCCGCCCGCCGTTCCGACTGGGGTGGTCGCGACGCCCGGGAATGGTCACGTCGGCCTGGCATGGAGCCCGGTCACTGCAAGCGACCTCGATGGCTACCTCGTCTACCGTGCGCCCACCGCCAACGGCCCTTGGGCCAAGCTCACCGCCATCCCGAACACCGCCACCGGCTACGACGCCACGGGCCTGACCAACGGCACGACCTACTGGTTCGCCATTACCAGCATCGACGACACTGGCAACGAGTCCGCAAGGTCCAACGCCTCTCCCGCGACACCCGCCTCGCCGCCGTCGAGTGTCGTGGACCACTGCGGGACCTTGAGTGTTGATCAGACGTGGACGCCCGCAACGACCCACCGCTTGACGTGTGACTTGACGGTGCCAGCCGGGCGGACTCTCACGGTTGAGGCCGGGGCCGTCATCAAAGGAGCCGGGAACTCTTTGGGCCTGGATGTCGAGGGCACCTTGAACGTCAACGGCACCGCCGCCAACCCGGTCGTGTTCACCAGCCTGCGCGACGACACCGCCGGCGGCGACACCAACGGTGATGGCGACGCCACCACCCCCGCCACCGGCGACTGGGACGGCATCAGCATCCGGCCCGAGGCCCGCGCCACCTTCGACTACACCACCGTCGGCTATGGCCGGGTCGACTCCGGCGACGCCGACGTGTTCCGGTTCCGCCACTCCACCTCCCACGACTCCGATGGAACTGGTGTGTCGGTCCAGGTGGACCGCTCCGGGATCGACGCCGGCAGCGCGATCGTGGAGGTCTCTGACTCCACCGTCACCCGCGCCCGCTACAGCGGGATCGAGGTGGACGCGACCGGAAATCCGCAGGGCTCAGGCACCCAGATCCCCGTCCCCACCGTCGCCAACAACACCGTCACCAACTCCGGCGCCGACTCCAACACCTCCGCCGCGATCAGCGTCTCCGGTGATGCCCTGGATGGAAGCCTTCTGCGCGACAACTCCGGCACCGGGAACAAGATCAACAGCATCACCCTGGGCGGCACCCTCACCACCAATACCAGCGTCCCGCTCGGCGGCCTCCCCCTCGGCCTGGCGAACTCCTCTGTCAGGCCGCTGACCGTGGCCCCCGGCGCCACCATGAACGTCGCCGCCGGCCAGGTCATCAAGGCCCATCCCGGCAGCTACACCAGCCTGGATGTCGAGGGCACCTTGAACGTCAACGGCACCGCCGCCAACCCGGTCGTGTTCACCAGCCTGCGCGACGACACCGCCGGCGGCGACACCAACGGTGATGGCGACGCCACCACCCCCGCCACCGGCGACTGGGACGGCATCAGCATCCGGCCCGAGGCCCGCGCCACCTTCGACTACACCACCGTCGGCTATGGCCGGGTCGACTCCGGCGACGCCGACGTGTTCCGGTTCCGCCACTCCACCTCCCACGACTCCGATGGAACTGGTGTGTCGGTCCAGGTGGACCGCTCCGGGATCGACGCCGGCAGCGCGATCGTGGAGGTCTCTGACTCCACCGTCACCCGCGCCCGCTACAGCGGGATCGAGGTGGACGCGACCGGAAATCCGCAGGGCTCAGGCACCCAGATCCCCGTCCCCACCGTCGCCAACAACACCGTCACCAACTCCGGCGCCGACTCCAACACCTCCGCCGCGATCAGCGTCTCCGGTGATGCCCTGGATGGAAGCCTTCTGCGCGACAACTCCGGCACCGGGAACAAGATCAACAGCATCACCCTGGGCGGCACCCTCACCACCAATACCAGCGTCCCGCTCGGCGGCCTCCCCCTCGGCCTGGCGAACTCCTCTGTCAGGCCGCTGACCGTGGCCCCCGGCGCCACCATGAACGTCGCCGCCGGCCAGGTCATCAAGGCCCATCCCGGCAGCTACACCAGCCTGGATGTCGAGGGCACCTTGAACGTCAACGGCACCGCCGCCAACCCGGTCGTGTTCACCAGCCTGCGCGACGACACCGCCGGCGGCGACACCAACGGTGATGGCGACGCCACCACCCCCGCCACCGGCGACTGGGACGGCATCAGCATCCGGCCCGAGGCCCGCGCCACCTTCGACTACACCACCGTCGGCTATGGCCGGGTCGACTCCGGCGACGCCGACGTGTTCCGGTTCCGCCACTCCACCTCCCACGACTCCGATGGAACTGGTGTGTCGGTCCAGGTGGACCGCTCCGGGATCGACGCCGGCAGCGCGATCGTGGAGGTCTCTGACTCCACCGTCACCCGCGCCCGCTACAGCGGGATCGAGGTGGACGCGACCGGAAATCCGCAGGGCTCAGGCACCCAGATCCCCGTCCCCACCGTCGCCAACAACACCGTCACCAACTCCGGCGCCGACTCCAACACCTCCGCCGCGATCAGCGTCTCCGGTGATGCCCTGGATGGAAGCCTTCTGCGCGACAACTCCGGCACCGGGAACAAGATCAACAGCATCACCCTGGGCGGCACCCTCACCACCAATACCAGCGTCCCGCTCGGCGGCCTCCCCCTCGGCCTGGCGAACTCCTCTGTCAGGCCGCTGACCGTGGCCCCCGGCGCCACCATGAACGTCGCCGCCGGCCAGGTCATCAAGGCCCATCCCGGCAGCTACACCAGCCTGGATGTCGAGGGCACCTTGAACGTCAACGGCACCGCCGCCAACCCGGTCGTGTTCACCAGCCTGCGCGACGACACCGCCGGCGGCGACACCAACGGTGATGGCGACGCCACCACCCCCGCCACCGGCGACTGGGACGGCATCAGCATCCGGCCCGAGGCCCGCGCCACCTTCGACTACACCACCGTCGGCTATGGCCGGGTCGACTCCGGCGACGCCGACGTGTTCCGGTTCCGCCACTCCACCTCCCACGACTCCGATGGAACTGGTGTGTCGGTCCAGGTGGACCGCTCCGGGATCGACGCCGGCAGCGCGATCGTGGAGGTCTCTGACTCCACCGTCACCCGCGCCCGCTACAGCGGGATCGAGGTGGACGCGACCGGAAATCCGCAGGGCTCAGGCACCCAGATCCCCGTCCCCACCGTCGCCAACAACACCGTCACCAACTCCGGCGCCGACTCCAACACCTCCGCCGCGATCAGCGTCTCCGGTGATGCCCTGGATGGAAGCCTTCTGCGCGACAACTCCGGCACCGGGAACAAGATCAACAGCATCACCCTGGGCGGCACCCTCACCACCAATACCAGCGTCCCGCTCGGCGGCCTCCCCCTCGGCCTGGCGAACTCCTCTGTCAGGCCGCTGACCGTGGCCCCCGGCGCCACCATGAACGTCGCCGCCGGCCAGGTCATCAAGGCCCATCCCGGCAGCTACACCAGCCTGGATGTCGAGGGCACCTTGAACGTCAACGGCACCGCCGCCAACCCGGTCGTGTTCACCAGCCTGCGCGACGACACCGCCGGCGGCGACACCAACGGTGATGGCGACGCCACCACCCCCGCCACCGGCGACTGGGACGGCATCAGCATCCGGCCCGAGGCCCGCGCCACCTTCGACTACACCACCGTCGGCTATGGCCGGGTCGACTCCGGCGACGCCGACGTGTTCCGGTTCCGCCACTCCACCTCCCACGACTCCGATGGAACTGGTGTGTCGGTCCAGGTGGACCGCTCCGGGATCGACGCCGGCAGCGCGATCGTGGAGGTCTCTGACTCCACCGTCACCCGCGCCCGCTACAGCGGGATCGAGGTGGACGCGACCGGAAATCCGCAGGGCTCAGGCACCCAGATCCCCGTCCCCACCGTCGCCAACAACACCGTCACCAACTCCGGCGCCGACTCCAACACCTCCGCCGCGATCAGCGTCTCCGGTGATGCCCTGGATGGAAGCCTTCTGCGCGACAACTCCGGCACCGGGAACAAGATCAACAGCATCACCCTGGGCGGCACCCTCACCACCAATACCAGCGTCCCGCTCGGCGGCCTCCCCCTCGGCCTGGCGAACTCCTCTGTCAGGCCGCTGACCGTGGCCCCCGGCG
This window encodes:
- a CDS encoding DNA polymerase Y family protein, whose protein sequence is MSARVLVVWCPDWPVVAALVEAGRPTAAPAAVLHAGAVEVCNGPARAESVRRGQRRRDAQARCPELVLLDANPDRDVRTFEPVLAAVEALRPGVSPMRPGLLAVRAPGRYFGGEESAAAVVAECLVDQGVWDCRVGVADDLFTAEQAARTAEVQGCRVVPPGGSGAFLRGLPVAVLEGDGPAGREAVSLLRRLGLRTLGDLADLPGEAVRQRFGRYGGEVWRRVRGEDPSLVAARTPPPELATEVPFEPPLDSVEAICFSVRTTAERFVTGLAERGLVATEVRVEAEQDGVVASSRAWLHPRHFSSRDLVDRVHWQLQSRATSGLRPGRDAGAMTAPVGLVRFLPETVEPTAAHAEGLWGGSADDQVERGVARVQALVGFDAVRRPVRQGGRSPAARQATVSWGERAVGLRPVERPWPGRVPGPPPVRVFPAPLGAEVVDEGGRAVAVTDRGVVTAEPSRFRLAATSASATGSATARPAQLPWQPVAAWAGPWPVDESWWDGGAAPGPSARFQVVGVDGRAWLLVCGSAGWRVEAGYD
- a CDS encoding error-prone DNA polymerase, with protein sequence MGWNNPELPWRELERRLSARPGAEDAPISRRKAARPSEQPVARPSGGTPYAELHCHSHYSFLDGASSPADLVAEAARLGLEGLALTDHDGFHGAPLFAEAAAVHGLRTVYGAELSLGLSGPQNGVADPEGQHLLVLARGVEGYHRLAAAMTEAHLRGDEKGKPVHDLDELAERGRGHWAVLTGCRKGSVRQALAAGGPRAAAEALDALTARFGLEHVLVELSARPVPGADATEDLLAALAADHGLDVVATGNVHHAAPAQARLAAAMAAVRARRSLADMDGWLDLSGGGHLRSGDEVARALPRHPAALARTVTLARELAFDLRAASPRLPKHRIPEGHTPTSWLRVIAERGFAERYARTPHAAQARERMEHELQVIEEKDFAGYFVIVHDIVDFARSQGILCQGRGSAASSAVCFALGITAVDAVFYRLPFERFISRHRDEEPDIDVDFDSDRREEVIQWVYETYGRRNAAQVANVITYRPRMAVRDAAKALGYSPGQQDAWSKQIDGWSSVVEGAGSGPDDRVHSIPDPVVSLAEEMLGAPRHLGIHSGGMVLTERPIGEVCPIERASMEARTVLQWDKDGCETMGLVKFDLLGLGMLGALDHMMRMVAEHLGERWTLASMPKEEPAVYDMLCRADSIGVFQVESRAQIGTLPRLRPREFYDLAIDIALIRPGPIQGGAVHPYIRRVTGREEVVYDHPELVPVLERTKGVPLFQEQLMAMAVALGDCTRDDADLLRRAMGSKRGVERIESIKEKLYAGMERRGLVGDKADAIYVQILSFANFGFAESHALSFALLVYASSWFKLHYPAAFLAGLLRAQPMGFYSPQSLVGDARRHGVQVRRPDLLRSGVQAGLEVVDGPLGGQAEVTGLAGCCEASYPRAEFRDDAPDPTRTHRRDGRLACRMGLDSVRGIGPDVAQRIVTAREQAPYADVTDLSRRADLTASQLEALATAGAFESFGLDRRQALWSAGFAESPDHVAGVTPAPAAPALPGMGEVEETLADLWATGVSTERHPVEHLREQLRAAGILAVSDLGRVEHGRRVHVGGLITHRQRPGTAGGITFLNVEDETGMLNVVCSVGVMKAHRQAARHRVAVVVRGMLERKDGTINLVADRVTALDTVVAGAGKALQERQTSRDFR
- a CDS encoding cutinase family protein, encoding MKVADAKSNKRGQFAFRSTIRTVSTTYRVEAPAVRLGGRKLKVLSTPARKITTESQSGSLDLPTTADQASTISVATVFTPPRPGRPVELQMKTPRGWEQVATAPQSTVGGAKFLVPTEAVGSFDFRAMTAPFNGASAVTTAPRTLEVTATPPTDITPPAVPTGVVATPGNGHVGLAWSPVTASDLDGYLVYRAPTANGPWAKLTAIPNTATGYDATGLTNGTTYWFAITSIDDTGNESAKSAPGQGTPAAVLDTTPPAVPTGVVATPGNGHVGLAWSPVTASDLDGYLVYRAPTANGPWAKLTAIPNTATGYDATGLTNGTTYWFAITSIDDTGNESARSNASPATPASPPSSVVDHCGTLSVDQTWTPATTHRLTCDLTVPAGRTLTVEAGAVIKGAGNSLGLDVEGTLNVNGTAANPVVFTSLRDDTAGGDTNGDGDATTPATGDWDGISIRPEARATFDYTTVGYGRVDSGDADVFRFRHSTSHDSDGTGVSVQVDRSGIDAGSAIVEVSDSTVTRARYSGIEVDATGNPQGSGTQIPVPTVANNTVTNSGADSNTSAAISVSGDALDGSLLRDNSGTGNKINSITLGGTLTTNTSVPLGGLPLGLANSSVRPLTVAPGATMNVAAGQVIKAHPGSYTSLDVEGTLNVNGTAANPVVFTSLRDDTAGGDTNGDGDATTPATGDWDGISIRPEARATFDYTTVGYGRVDSGDADVFRFRHSTSHDSDGTGVSVQVDRSGIDAGSAIVEVSDSTVTRARYSGIEVDATGNPQGSGTQIPVPTVANNTVTNSGADSNTSAAISVSGDALDGSLLRDNSGTGNKINSITLGGTLTTNTSVPLGGLPLGLANSSVRPLTVAPGATMNVAAGQVIKAHPGSYTSLDVEGTLNVNGTAANPVVFTSLRDDTAGGDTNGDGDATTPATGDWDGISIRPEARATFDYTTVGYGRVDSGDADVFRFRHSTSHDSDGTGVSVQVDRSGIDAGSAIVEVSDSTVTRARYSGIEVDATGNPQGSGTQIPVPTVANNTVTNSGADSNTSAAISVSGDALDGSLLRDNSGTGNKINSITLGGTLTTNTSVPLGGLPLGLANSSVRPLTVAPGATMNVAAGQVIKAHPGSYTSLDVEGTLNVNGTAANPVVFTSLRDDTAGGDTNGDGDATTPATGDWDGISIRPEARATFDYTTVGYGRVDSGDADVFRFRHSTSHDSDGTGVSVQVDRSGIDAGSAIVEVSDSTVTRARYSGIEVDATGNPQGSGTQIPVPTVANNTVTNSGADSNTSAAISVSGDALDGSLLRDNSGTGNKINSITLGGTLTTNTSVPLGGLPLGLANSSVRPLTVAPGATMNVAAGQVIKAHPGSYTSLDVEGTLNVNGTAANPVVFTSLRDDTAGGDTNGDGDATTPATGDWDGISIRPEARATFDYTTVGYGRVDSGDADVFRFRHSTSHDSDGTGVSVQVDRSGIDAGSAIVEVSDSTVTRARYSGIEVDATGNPQGSGTQIPVPTVANNTVTNSGADSNTSAAISVSGDALDGSLLRDNSGTGNKINSITLGGTLTTNTSVPLGGLPLGLANSSVRPLTVAPGATMNVAAGQVIKAHPGSYTSLDVEGTLNVNGTAANPVVFTSLRDDTAGGDTNGDGDATTPATGDWDGISIRPEARATFDYTTVGYGRVDSGDADVFRFRHSTSHDSDGTGVSVQVDRSGIDAGSAIVEVSDSTVTRARYSGIEVDATGNPQGSGTQIPVPTVANNTVTNSGADSNTSAAISVSGDALDGSLLRDNSGTGNKINSITLGGTLTTNTSVPLGGLPLGLANSSVRPLTVAPGATMNVAAGQVIKAHPGSYTSLDVEGTLNVNGTAANPVVFTSLRDDTAGGDTNGDGDATTPATGDWDGISIRPEARATFDYTTVGYGRVDSGDADVFRFRHSTSHDSDGTGVSVQVDRSGIDAGSAIVEVSDSTVTRARYSGIEVDATGNPQGSGTQIPVPTVANNTVTNSGADSNTSAAISVSGDALDGSLLRDNSGTGNKINSITLGGTLTTNTSVPLGGLPLGLANSSVRPLTVAPGATMNVAAGQVIKAHPGSYTSLDVEGTLNVNGTAANPVVFTSLRDDTAGGDTNGDGDATTPATGDWDGIHIRTGGAASLQHARILYASGPLISSGALDATNTRIDRAGSTCVSVDSDGSGRFAGTLRGCETGVSASSSTPFDARHIDWGATSGPGVDGNPQVSGNLVSYYPWVGAPIPKPIAQPPATEPVRVNDQCADYLFIGLRGSGETGGLGPKVTDIYNGLTSDWVGVDVPDDATFDKVAIAYEANPVPIVGTSGRNAWQQVGDVANYTPGAWDGAVRLVLQLQTAVEECGDAGQTILLGGYSQGAWAIHAAVSYLEATDSDLLDRIDGVALLADPLRSSFMSRQNLGTAEPHDGVSATFIGFAALEFNDWIQDSALSGFPSVPNLRMNDFSYPSTLYSSTVEMCDWGDAVCDTSSFLKFPEVLSIEDYFVDGAEIHSAYNTQRLRGLGAELQRIALNN